From Pseudomonas poae, the proteins below share one genomic window:
- the rplQ gene encoding 50S ribosomal protein L17, whose protein sequence is MRHRKSGRHLSRTSSHRKAMFQNMAVSLFEHELIKTTLPKAKELRRVAEPLITLAKTDSLANRRLAFDRTRSKAIVGKLFNDLGKRYATREGGYLRILKCGFRAGDNAPMAYVELVDRATAGEAVSAE, encoded by the coding sequence ATGCGTCATCGTAAAAGTGGTCGTCACCTGAGCCGTACCAGCTCGCACCGCAAGGCCATGTTCCAAAACATGGCGGTGTCGCTGTTCGAGCACGAGCTGATCAAAACTACACTGCCGAAAGCTAAAGAACTGCGTCGCGTTGCTGAGCCGCTGATCACTTTGGCCAAGACAGACAGCCTGGCTAACCGCCGTCTGGCTTTCGACCGTACTCGTTCGAAAGCTATCGTTGGTAAGCTCTTCAACGACCTGGGCAAGCGTTACGCTACCCGTGAGGGTGGCTACCTGCGCATCCTCAAGTGCGGTTTCCGCGCTGGCGACAACGCGCCTATGGCGTACGTCGAGTTGGTTGATCGTGCTACTGCCGGCGAAGCTGTAAGCGCCGAGTAA
- a CDS encoding catalase: MSQNKILTTASGAPVADNQNSRSAGPRGPLLLDDFHLIEKLAHFNRENIPERRVHAKGSGAYGTFTVTQDITQYTSAKLFESVGKQTPTFLRFSTVGGERGSADTERDPRGFALKFYTEEGNWDIVGNNTPVFFIRDPLKFPDFIHTQKRLPQSNLKSAQMMWDFWSHSPEALHQVTILFSDRGIPDGYRHMHGFGSHTYSLINAKGERHWVKWHYKTKQGIKNLAPAEAARLAGTDPDYAQRDLFGAIERGDFPKWRVCIQIMTEAQANAHYENPFDVTKTWSQKEFPLIEVGELELNRNPQNYFAEVEQAAFGPSNMVPGVGLSPDRMLQGRVFAYADAHRYRVGTNHQQLPVNAPRSPVNSYQRDGSMAFGSNGGAAPNYEPNSYTDAPKQAPQYAEPALALSGAADRYDHREDTDYYSHAGALFRLMNDEQKALLTSNIAGAMAGVSSDVVQRQLQHFYKADPAYGDAIAKALGVSLN, from the coding sequence ATGAGCCAGAATAAAATCCTTACCACCGCCAGCGGCGCTCCCGTCGCGGATAACCAGAATTCCCGTTCCGCTGGCCCACGTGGCCCGTTGCTGCTCGACGACTTTCACCTGATCGAGAAGCTCGCTCACTTCAACCGAGAAAACATCCCTGAGCGTCGCGTGCACGCCAAGGGGTCGGGTGCCTACGGTACGTTCACGGTTACCCAGGACATCACTCAGTACACCAGCGCCAAGCTGTTTGAATCCGTCGGTAAGCAGACTCCGACCTTCCTGCGTTTCTCCACCGTGGGCGGTGAGCGTGGTTCGGCAGATACCGAGCGCGACCCACGCGGTTTCGCCCTGAAGTTCTACACCGAAGAAGGCAACTGGGACATCGTGGGTAACAACACCCCCGTGTTCTTCATTCGCGACCCATTGAAATTCCCTGACTTCATCCATACCCAGAAACGCCTGCCGCAAAGCAACCTGAAAAGCGCGCAGATGATGTGGGACTTCTGGTCGCACTCTCCAGAGGCGCTGCACCAGGTCACCATCTTGTTTTCCGACCGTGGTATCCCCGACGGCTACCGTCACATGCACGGCTTCGGCAGCCACACCTACAGCCTGATTAACGCCAAGGGCGAACGTCACTGGGTGAAGTGGCACTACAAGACCAAACAAGGCATCAAGAACCTGGCGCCGGCTGAGGCCGCACGCCTGGCCGGTACCGATCCTGACTACGCCCAGCGTGATCTGTTTGGTGCGATCGAGCGCGGTGACTTCCCGAAATGGCGCGTGTGCATTCAGATCATGACCGAGGCTCAAGCGAACGCTCATTACGAGAACCCGTTTGACGTGACCAAAACCTGGTCGCAAAAAGAGTTCCCGTTGATTGAAGTGGGTGAACTGGAGCTTAACCGCAACCCGCAGAACTACTTCGCTGAGGTAGAGCAAGCGGCGTTCGGTCCAAGCAACATGGTGCCCGGTGTTGGCCTGTCCCCTGACCGCATGCTGCAAGGTCGTGTATTCGCTTACGCGGATGCCCACCGCTACCGTGTCGGCACCAACCACCAGCAACTCCCGGTGAACGCGCCTCGTAGTCCGGTCAACAGCTACCAGCGTGACGGCTCTATGGCATTTGGCAGCAATGGCGGCGCAGCGCCCAACTACGAACCGAACAGCTACACCGATGCGCCGAAACAAGCACCTCAGTACGCTGAGCCTGCCCTGGCTCTGAGCGGCGCTGCAGATCGTTACGATCACCGTGAAGACACCGACTACTACAGCCACGCCGGTGCGTTGTTCCGCTTGATGAACGATGAGCAGAAAGCGTTGCTCACCAGCAACATTGCCGGTGCAATGGCTGGGGTTTCCAGTGATGTGGTTCAGCGTCAATTGCAGCACTTCTACAAGGCAGACCCTGCTTATGGAGACGCAATCGCAAAGGCACTGGGTGTATCGCTTAACTAA
- the bfr gene encoding bacterioferritin, whose product MQGHPDVIDYLNTLLTGELAARDQYFIHSRMYEDWGFTELYERINHEMEEEAQHADALMRRILMLEGTPRMRPDDLDVGTTVPDMLAADLRLEYKVRAALCKGIELCEQHNDYVTREILRVQLNDTEEDHTYWLEKQLGLIKLIGLENYLQSQF is encoded by the coding sequence ATGCAAGGTCACCCCGACGTAATCGATTACCTCAACACGTTGCTGACGGGCGAACTGGCAGCTCGTGACCAATATTTCATCCATTCGCGCATGTACGAAGACTGGGGCTTTACTGAGCTCTACGAGCGTATCAACCACGAAATGGAAGAAGAGGCACAGCACGCCGACGCGCTGATGCGCCGTATCCTGATGCTCGAAGGTACGCCGCGCATGCGTCCCGACGACCTGGATGTGGGCACCACTGTCCCTGACATGCTCGCGGCCGATCTGCGCCTCGAGTACAAGGTGCGTGCCGCACTCTGCAAGGGCATCGAGCTCTGCGAGCAGCACAATGACTATGTCACCCGTGAAATCCTGCGGGTGCAGTTGAATGACACTGAAGAAGATCATACCTACTGGCTGGAAAAGCAGTTGGGCCTGATCAAGTTGATTGGCCTGGAAAACTACCTGCAATCGCAATTCTGA
- the uvrA gene encoding excinuclease ABC subunit UvrA, translated as MDKILIRGARTHNLKNIDLTLPRDKLIVITGLSGSGKSSLAFDTLYAEGQRRYVESLSAYARQFLSMMEKPDVDTIEGLSPAISIEQKSTSHNPRSTVGTITEIYDYLRLLYARVGIPRCPDHDIPLEAQTVSQMVDLVLAQPEGAKLMLLAPVIRERKGEHLSVFEELRAQGFVRARINGKLYELDEAPKLDKQKKHSIDVVVDRFKVRADLQQRLAESFETALKLADGIALVAPMDDEPGEEIIFSARFACPICGHAISELEPKLFSFNNPAGACPTCDGLGVKQFFDIKRLVNGDLTLAEGAIRGWDRRNVYYFQMLGSLASHYKFSLEVPFNQLPAEQQKVILHGSGSQNVDFKYLNDRGDIVKRSHPFEGIVPNLERRYRETESASVREELAKFLSTQPCPDCRGTRLRREARHVWVGEKTLPAVTNLPIGDASEYFGTLKLTGRRGEIADKILKEIRERLQFLVNVGLDYLSLDRSADTLSGGEAQRIRLASQIGAGLVGVLYILDEPSIGLHQRDNDRLLGTLKHLRDIGNTVIVVEHDEDAIRLADYVVDIGPGAGVHGGHIVAEGTPAEVMAHPDSLTGKYLSGRVKIAVPAKRTPRNKKMALHLKGARGNNLRNVDLEIPLGLLTCVTGVSGSGKSTLINNTLFPLSATALNGATTLEAAAHDSIKGLEHLDKVVDIDQSPIGRTPRSNPATYTGLFTPIRELFAGVPESRSRGYGPGRFSFNVKGGRCEACQGDGLIKVEMHFLPDIYVPCDVCKSKRYNRETLEIKYKGKSIHETLEMTIEEARVFFDAVPALARKLQTLMDVGLSYIKLGQSATTLSGGEAQRVKLSRELSKRDTGKTLYILDEPTTGLHFADIQQLLDVLHRLRDHGNTVVVIEHNLDVIKTADWLVDLGPEGGSKGGQIIAVGTPEQVCEMPQSHTGYYLKPLLARDRA; from the coding sequence TTGGACAAGATCCTGATTCGTGGGGCTAGAACCCACAACCTGAAGAACATTGACCTGACCCTGCCCCGGGACAAACTGATCGTCATCACCGGCTTGTCCGGCTCCGGCAAATCGTCCCTGGCGTTCGACACGCTGTATGCCGAAGGTCAGCGGCGCTATGTGGAATCGCTGTCGGCCTATGCCCGCCAGTTCCTGTCGATGATGGAAAAACCCGACGTCGACACCATTGAAGGCCTGTCGCCGGCGATTTCCATCGAGCAGAAGTCGACCTCCCATAACCCACGTTCCACCGTGGGCACCATTACCGAAATCTACGATTACCTGCGCCTGTTGTATGCACGCGTGGGTATTCCGCGTTGCCCGGATCACGATATCCCGCTGGAAGCCCAGACCGTCAGCCAGATGGTCGACCTGGTGCTGGCCCAGCCGGAGGGCGCCAAGCTGATGCTGCTGGCACCGGTGATTCGCGAGCGCAAGGGTGAACACCTTTCCGTCTTCGAAGAGCTGCGTGCGCAGGGCTTTGTGCGCGCCCGCATCAACGGCAAGCTGTATGAGCTGGACGAAGCGCCAAAGCTCGACAAGCAGAAGAAGCATTCGATTGATGTAGTGGTCGACCGCTTCAAGGTGCGCGCCGACTTGCAGCAACGCTTGGCGGAATCCTTCGAGACCGCGCTGAAGCTGGCCGATGGCATTGCCCTGGTGGCGCCGATGGACGATGAGCCAGGTGAAGAGATCATCTTCTCTGCGCGCTTTGCCTGCCCGATCTGCGGCCACGCCATCAGCGAGCTGGAACCCAAGCTGTTTTCCTTCAACAACCCGGCCGGCGCCTGCCCGACCTGTGACGGGCTGGGGGTGAAGCAGTTCTTCGACATCAAGCGCCTGGTCAATGGTGACCTGACGTTGGCAGAGGGCGCGATACGCGGCTGGGACAGGCGCAACGTCTACTACTTCCAAATGTTGGGATCGTTGGCCTCGCACTATAAGTTCAGCCTGGAAGTGCCGTTCAACCAACTGCCGGCCGAGCAGCAAAAAGTCATCCTGCATGGCAGCGGCTCGCAGAACGTCGACTTCAAATACCTGAACGACCGTGGCGATATCGTAAAACGCTCCCACCCGTTTGAAGGCATTGTGCCGAACCTTGAGCGCCGCTACCGCGAGACCGAATCGGCAAGCGTGCGTGAGGAGCTGGCGAAATTCCTTAGCACCCAGCCTTGCCCGGACTGTCGTGGTACTCGCCTGCGTCGCGAGGCACGGCATGTGTGGGTCGGCGAGAAGACGTTGCCGGCGGTGACCAACCTGCCGATCGGTGATGCCAGTGAATACTTCGGCACGTTGAAACTGACGGGCCGCCGAGGGGAGATTGCTGACAAGATCCTCAAGGAAATCCGCGAGCGCCTGCAGTTCCTGGTGAACGTGGGCCTGGATTACCTATCGCTGGATCGCAGTGCAGACACCTTGTCCGGCGGTGAAGCCCAACGGATTCGCCTGGCCAGCCAGATTGGTGCGGGGCTCGTGGGCGTGCTGTACATCCTCGATGAGCCGTCGATCGGCCTGCACCAGCGGGACAACGATCGCCTTCTGGGCACGCTGAAACATCTGCGCGATATCGGCAATACGGTGATTGTGGTCGAGCACGACGAAGATGCGATTCGCCTGGCTGATTATGTAGTCGACATCGGCCCGGGTGCGGGCGTGCATGGCGGGCATATTGTTGCCGAGGGCACCCCTGCCGAGGTGATGGCTCACCCGGACTCGCTGACCGGCAAGTACTTGTCCGGCCGTGTGAAGATCGCAGTACCGGCCAAGCGCACGCCGCGCAACAAGAAGATGGCGTTGCACCTCAAGGGCGCACGCGGCAACAACTTGCGCAATGTAGACCTGGAGATTCCCCTGGGCCTGCTGACCTGTGTGACCGGTGTTTCCGGTTCGGGTAAATCAACGCTCATCAACAATACCCTGTTCCCGCTAAGTGCTACCGCCTTGAACGGCGCAACCACCCTGGAAGCGGCGGCACACGACAGCATCAAGGGCCTGGAGCACCTGGACAAAGTCGTCGACATCGACCAAAGCCCGATTGGCCGTACCCCGCGCTCCAACCCGGCGACCTATACCGGGTTGTTCACGCCGATTCGCGAACTGTTCGCCGGTGTGCCGGAATCCCGCTCGCGGGGTTATGGGCCTGGCCGGTTCTCGTTCAACGTCAAGGGCGGTCGCTGCGAAGCCTGCCAGGGCGATGGCCTGATCAAGGTGGAGATGCACTTCCTGCCGGACATCTACGTGCCGTGTGATGTCTGCAAGAGCAAGCGCTACAACCGTGAGACGCTGGAGATCAAATACAAGGGCAAGAGCATCCACGAAACCCTGGAGATGACCATCGAGGAAGCGCGGGTGTTCTTCGATGCGGTCCCGGCGCTGGCGCGCAAGCTCCAGACACTGATGGATGTGGGCCTGTCGTATATCAAGCTGGGGCAGTCGGCAACCACGTTGTCCGGTGGCGAAGCGCAACGGGTGAAACTGTCACGCGAGTTGTCCAAGCGCGATACGGGTAAGACCTTGTATATCCTCGATGAGCCGACCACTGGCCTGCACTTCGCGGATATTCAGCAATTGCTGGATGTGTTGCACCGCTTGCGCGACCACGGCAACACCGTGGTGGTGATCGAGCACAACCTGGATGTGATCAAGACGGCCGACTGGCTGGTTGACCTGGGGCCGGAAGGCGGCTCCAAGGGTGGCCAGATCATTGCGGTGGGTACGCCGGAGCAGGTCTGCGAGATGCCGCAGTCCCATACGGGTTACTACTTGAAACCATTGCTGGCGCGCGACCGGGCCTGA